A single Pseudomonas sp. HN11 DNA region contains:
- the treP gene encoding PTS system trehalose-specific EIIBC component, with amino-acid sequence MSHDYSNIAREILENLGGSDNLEQAAHCVTRLRLALKDPSLVNGSALNQVDLVKGSFFTGGLFQVVIGPGEVEKVYAALRAQTGLAAATIADVKKKGADKTNAMQRLVRVFSDVFMPILPALIIAGLLMGVNNLMGAKGMFIEGKTLLEAYPNLDGLWSLINLMANTSFVFLPALVGWSAAKRFGGSEILGIVLGLMLVHPDLLNAWNYGKAVAGLDGQSLPYFDIFGWFKIEKVGYQGQILPILMAAYVMSVIEKWLRARVPNAIQLLVVPITTIVVTGVLALAIIGPVTRHLGILITEGVVTLFDLAPMVGGAIFGLLYAPLVITGMHHMFLAVDLQLISTQGGTFIWPMIVMSNLAQGSAALAVFYMTRNARDKSMASTSAISAYFGITEPAMFGVNLRFKFPFYAALVGSGLGSIFLALNKVQASAIGVGGLPGFISIVPQSITVFVMGMVIAMVVPFVLTCALSMKIVRPGYRVA; translated from the coding sequence ATGAGCCACGACTATTCCAATATCGCCCGCGAGATTCTCGAGAACCTCGGGGGCAGCGACAACCTTGAGCAAGCTGCCCACTGTGTGACCCGTCTGCGCCTGGCGCTCAAGGACCCGAGCCTGGTCAACGGCAGTGCGCTGAACCAGGTGGATCTGGTCAAGGGCTCGTTCTTCACCGGTGGCCTGTTCCAGGTGGTGATCGGCCCCGGCGAAGTGGAAAAGGTCTACGCCGCCCTGCGCGCGCAGACCGGTCTCGCCGCTGCCACCATCGCTGACGTGAAGAAGAAGGGCGCCGATAAAACCAACGCCATGCAGCGCCTGGTGCGGGTGTTCTCCGACGTATTCATGCCGATCCTGCCCGCGTTGATCATTGCCGGCCTGTTGATGGGCGTGAACAACCTGATGGGCGCCAAGGGCATGTTCATCGAGGGCAAGACGCTGCTGGAGGCCTATCCGAACCTGGATGGCCTGTGGAGCCTGATCAACCTGATGGCCAACACCTCGTTTGTGTTCCTGCCGGCATTGGTGGGCTGGTCGGCGGCCAAGCGGTTTGGCGGCAGTGAAATCCTCGGCATCGTGCTTGGCCTGATGCTGGTGCATCCGGATCTGCTCAACGCCTGGAACTACGGCAAGGCGGTCGCTGGTCTCGACGGTCAGAGCCTGCCGTACTTCGATATTTTCGGTTGGTTCAAGATCGAAAAAGTCGGTTACCAGGGGCAGATCCTGCCGATCCTGATGGCCGCCTATGTGATGAGCGTGATCGAGAAATGGCTGCGGGCGCGAGTGCCCAATGCGATTCAACTGCTCGTTGTGCCGATCACCACCATCGTCGTCACCGGCGTGCTCGCCCTGGCGATCATCGGCCCGGTGACCCGTCACCTCGGCATCCTGATCACCGAAGGCGTGGTTACTTTGTTTGACCTGGCGCCGATGGTCGGCGGGGCGATTTTCGGCCTGTTGTATGCGCCATTGGTAATCACTGGCATGCACCACATGTTCCTCGCCGTGGACCTGCAATTGATCTCCACCCAGGGCGGCACCTTCATCTGGCCGATGATCGTCATGTCCAACCTGGCCCAGGGCAGCGCCGCGCTCGCGGTGTTCTACATGACCCGCAATGCGCGGGACAAAAGCATGGCCTCGACCTCGGCGATTTCCGCCTACTTCGGCATCACTGAGCCAGCGATGTTCGGGGTGAATTTGCGTTTCAAGTTTCCGTTCTATGCGGCCTTGGTGGGCTCGGGATTGGGCAGCATTTTCCTCGCGCTGAACAAGGTGCAGGCCTCTGCCATCGGCGTGGGCGGCTTGCCTGGGTTTATTTCGATCGTGCCGCAATCCATCACGGTGTTTGTGATGGGCATGGTCATCGCGATGGTGGTGCCGTTTGTTCTGACCTGTGCATTGAGCATGAAGATCGTGCGTCCTGGTTATCGCGTCGCCTGA
- the treR gene encoding trehalose operon repressor, with amino-acid sequence MSKYNQIYTDLLASITTERLQRGTRLPSETELMDSYQASRGTVRRAIEQLQERGFAQKIHGKGTFVLSPNPIEFQLGGIVSFHETHADLGDDVRTEVVEFTQFPLEGSLLQHIEAEPGTLITRIKRVRRIGGKRVILDINHFVAEVIPGLDRSIAEQSIYAFIEQTLQLQIAYAQRTIEALPRSKDDQTHLDLEGQSHVIVVSNQTFLQDGRQFEYTESRHTLDKFYFSDIARR; translated from the coding sequence ATGAGCAAATACAACCAGATCTATACGGATCTGCTTGCCAGCATCACTACCGAACGCCTGCAGCGCGGCACGCGCCTCCCCTCCGAAACCGAATTGATGGACAGCTACCAGGCCAGCCGAGGCACCGTGCGCCGTGCCATCGAGCAGTTGCAGGAGCGCGGTTTTGCACAAAAGATCCACGGCAAGGGCACGTTCGTGTTGTCGCCCAACCCGATCGAGTTCCAACTGGGCGGCATCGTCAGCTTTCACGAAACCCACGCCGACCTGGGCGATGACGTGCGCACCGAAGTGGTCGAGTTCACCCAATTCCCGCTGGAAGGCTCATTGCTGCAACACATCGAAGCCGAACCCGGCACCCTGATCACCCGCATCAAACGGGTACGGCGCATCGGCGGCAAACGGGTGATCCTCGACATCAACCACTTCGTGGCCGAGGTGATTCCCGGGCTGGACCGCTCGATTGCCGAGCAGTCGATCTACGCGTTTATCGAGCAGACCTTGCAACTGCAAATTGCCTACGCGCAACGCACCATCGAAGCCCTGCCCCGCAGCAAAGACGACCAGACCCACCTGGACCTAGAAGGCCAGAGCCATGTGATCGTGGTAAGCAACCAGACGTTTTTGCAGGACGGGCGGCAGTTCGAGTACACCGAGTCGCGGCATACGTTGGATAAGTTTTACTTTTCGGATATTGCGCGGCGTTGA
- a CDS encoding helix-turn-helix domain-containing protein — translation MNDLGLLIKDLRKAAGLSQSQLAQRHGMSRATISGIENNTIPEVGIRKVAAILEGLGYELTATPRRRRMTLDELKSGNIHDESK, via the coding sequence ATGAATGATTTAGGACTATTGATTAAGGACCTCCGCAAAGCCGCAGGTCTTTCGCAAAGCCAGCTCGCACAACGACATGGCATGAGTCGCGCCACCATTTCGGGGATTGAAAACAATACCATCCCGGAAGTGGGGATTCGCAAGGTCGCAGCCATTCTTGAAGGCCTGGGATATGAGTTGACCGCCACTCCCAGACGCCGGCGCATGACCCTTGATGAGCTGAAATCAGGAAACATCCATGACGAGTCAAAGTGA
- the guaA gene encoding glutamine-hydrolyzing GMP synthase, which yields MALDIHAHRILILDFGSQYTQLIARRVREIGVYCELHPFDMDDEAIREFAPKGVILAGGPESVHEANSPRCPQAVFDLGVPVFGICYGMQTMAEQLGGKVEGSELREFGYARVDVVGKSRLLDGIEDHIDADGLFGLDVWMSHGDKVTKMPQDFHILASTPSCPIAGMFSDERRYYGVQFHPEVTHTKQGGRILSRFILDICECEALWTPSKIAEDAIAQVRAQVGTDNVLLGLSGGVDSSVVAALLHKAIGDQLTCVFVDNGLLRLHEGEQVMAMFAENMGVKVIRANAEDQFLNNLAGESDPEKKRKIIGRTFIDVFDAQSSKLDNIKYLAQGTIYPDVIESAGAKSGKAHVIKSHHNVGGLPEEMNLKLVEPLRELFKDEVRRLGLELGLPYDMVYRHPFPGPGLGVRILGEVKKEYADLLRRADHIFIEELRKADWYHKVSQAFVVFQPVKSVGVVGDGRRYAWVVALRAVETIDFMTARWAHLPYELLETVSGRIINEIEGISRVTYDVSSKPPATIEWE from the coding sequence ATGGCCCTCGACATTCACGCCCACCGCATCCTGATCCTCGATTTCGGTTCCCAGTACACCCAACTGATCGCCCGCCGCGTGCGTGAAATCGGCGTGTACTGCGAACTGCATCCGTTCGACATGGACGACGAAGCGATCCGCGAATTCGCACCGAAAGGCGTCATCCTCGCCGGTGGCCCCGAGTCCGTGCACGAAGCCAACAGCCCACGCTGCCCGCAAGCCGTATTCGACCTGGGCGTACCGGTCTTCGGCATCTGCTACGGCATGCAGACCATGGCCGAGCAACTGGGCGGCAAGGTCGAAGGTTCCGAGCTGCGTGAATTCGGTTATGCCCGTGTCGACGTGGTCGGCAAAAGCCGCCTGCTGGACGGTATCGAAGACCACATCGACGCTGACGGCCTGTTCGGCCTCGACGTGTGGATGAGCCACGGTGACAAGGTCACCAAGATGCCGCAGGACTTCCACATCCTGGCCAGCACCCCGAGCTGCCCGATCGCCGGCATGTTCAGCGACGAGCGTCGTTACTACGGTGTGCAGTTCCACCCGGAAGTGACCCACACCAAGCAAGGCGGCCGCATCCTGTCGCGCTTCATCCTCGACATCTGCGAGTGTGAGGCCCTGTGGACCCCGTCGAAAATCGCTGAAGACGCCATCGCCCAGGTTCGCGCCCAGGTCGGCACCGACAACGTATTGCTCGGCCTGTCCGGCGGCGTTGACTCCTCCGTGGTCGCAGCCCTGCTTCACAAAGCCATCGGCGACCAACTGACCTGCGTCTTCGTCGACAACGGCCTGCTGCGCCTGCACGAAGGCGAGCAAGTAATGGCCATGTTCGCCGAGAACATGGGCGTCAAAGTGATCCGCGCCAATGCTGAAGATCAGTTCTTGAACAACCTGGCCGGCGAGTCCGACCCAGAGAAGAAGCGCAAGATCATCGGCCGCACCTTCATCGACGTGTTCGATGCCCAGTCCAGCAAACTGGACAACATCAAGTACCTCGCCCAGGGCACCATCTACCCTGACGTGATCGAGTCAGCCGGCGCCAAGAGCGGCAAGGCCCACGTGATCAAGTCCCACCACAACGTGGGTGGCCTGCCTGAGGAAATGAACCTCAAGCTGGTAGAACCGCTGCGCGAGCTGTTCAAGGACGAAGTCCGCCGTTTGGGCCTGGAACTCGGCCTGCCGTACGACATGGTCTACCGCCACCCATTCCCAGGCCCGGGCCTGGGCGTGCGGATCCTCGGTGAAGTGAAAAAGGAATACGCCGACCTGCTGCGTCGCGCCGACCACATCTTCATCGAAGAACTGCGCAAAGCCGACTGGTACCACAAAGTCAGCCAGGCATTCGTGGTGTTCCAGCCGGTGAAATCGGTTGGCGTGGTTGGCGATGGCCGTCGTTACGCCTGGGTCGTGGCCCTGCGTGCCGTCGAAACCATCGACTTCATGACCGCCCGCTGGGCACACCTGCCATACGAACTGCTGGAAACTGTCAGCGGCCGTATCATCAATGAGATCGAAGGCATTTCGCGCGTGACGTATGACGTGTCGAGCAAGCCGCCGGCGACGATTGAGTGGGAATGA
- the guaB gene encoding IMP dehydrogenase, whose translation MLRISQEALTFDDILLVPGYSEVLPNEVSLKTRLTRGIELNIPLVSAAMDTVTEARLAIAMAQEGGIGIIHKNMTIEQQAAEVRKVKRYEAGVVKDPITIEADATVRDLFDLTRLHNISGVPVLHDGDLVGIVTSRDVRFENRLEVTVREVMTPKERLVTVKEGADKNDVRELLHKHRIERVLIVDEKFALKGMMTVNDIEKAKAYPLASKDDQGRLRVGAAVGTGKDTGDRVSALVAAGVDVVVVDTAHGHSKGVIDRVRWVKQNFPDVQVIGGNIATGAAAKALAEAGADAVKVGIGPGSICTTRIVAGVGVPQISAIANVAAALEGTGVPLIADGGIRFSGDLSKAIVAGASCVMMGSMFAGTEEAPGEIELFQGRSYKAYRGMGSLGAMSQAQGSSDRYFQDSSAGAEKLVPEGIEGRVPYKGTLSAIIHQLMGGLRSSMGYTGSADIEEMRTKPEFVRITGAGMAESHVHDVQITKEAPNYRVG comes from the coding sequence ATGCTGCGTATCAGCCAAGAAGCTCTGACATTCGACGACATTCTCCTAGTGCCCGGTTATTCCGAGGTGCTTCCTAACGAAGTCAGTCTCAAGACCCGCCTAACCCGTGGCATCGAGCTGAATATTCCCCTGGTTTCCGCTGCCATGGACACCGTCACCGAAGCCCGTCTGGCCATCGCCATGGCTCAGGAAGGCGGCATCGGCATCATCCATAAGAACATGACCATCGAGCAGCAAGCTGCCGAAGTGCGCAAGGTCAAGCGTTACGAAGCCGGTGTGGTGAAAGATCCGATCACCATCGAAGCCGACGCGACCGTGCGTGACCTGTTCGACCTGACCCGTCTGCACAATATCTCCGGCGTTCCGGTGCTGCACGATGGCGACCTGGTCGGCATCGTCACTTCCCGTGACGTACGTTTCGAGAACCGTCTTGAAGTCACCGTCCGCGAAGTGATGACGCCGAAAGAGCGTCTGGTCACGGTCAAGGAAGGCGCCGACAAGAACGATGTGCGTGAACTGCTGCACAAGCACCGCATCGAGCGCGTGCTGATCGTCGACGAGAAATTCGCCCTCAAAGGCATGATGACTGTCAACGACATCGAAAAAGCCAAGGCTTACCCGCTGGCCAGCAAGGATGACCAAGGTCGTCTGCGCGTCGGCGCTGCAGTCGGCACCGGTAAAGACACCGGCGACCGTGTTTCGGCCCTGGTCGCTGCCGGTGTTGACGTGGTGGTGGTCGACACTGCCCACGGCCACTCCAAAGGCGTGATCGACCGCGTGCGTTGGGTCAAGCAGAACTTCCCTGATGTGCAGGTGATCGGCGGCAACATCGCCACCGGCGCTGCCGCCAAGGCCCTGGCCGAAGCGGGCGCGGACGCGGTCAAGGTCGGTATCGGCCCTGGCTCGATCTGCACCACCCGTATCGTCGCTGGTGTGGGCGTGCCGCAAATCAGCGCCATCGCCAACGTCGCCGCTGCTCTCGAAGGTACCGGTGTTCCGTTGATCGCCGACGGTGGTATCCGTTTCTCCGGTGACCTGTCCAAGGCCATCGTGGCCGGTGCTTCCTGCGTGATGATGGGCTCGATGTTCGCCGGTACCGAAGAAGCGCCAGGCGAGATCGAACTGTTCCAGGGCCGTTCCTACAAGGCTTACCGTGGCATGGGTTCGCTGGGCGCCATGTCCCAGGCGCAAGGCTCCTCCGACCGTTACTTCCAGGACTCCTCGGCGGGCGCCGAGAAGCTCGTTCCGGAAGGCATCGAAGGCCGTGTGCCGTACAAAGGCACCCTGAGCGCGATCATCCATCAACTGATGGGCGGCCTGCGTTCCTCGATGGGCTACACCGGCAGCGCCGACATCGAAGAAATGCGCACCAAGCCAGAGTTCGTACGGATCACCGGCGCCGGCATGGCTGAATCCCATGTCCACGACGTACAGATCACCAAGGAAGCGCCAAACTACCGTGTAGGTTGA
- a CDS encoding sugar ABC transporter ATPase, with product MNSQSILVPKISTLPVHEPRARAIVRWLVRKNIIKEELTTCGRTGNRMGYALADGARAVVLYPQALPFNEPINGLEIIYKRCIYTPAKGFLEEAGCPECRKEVGEALFESLEDWMPGHTDNFTCPLCGHEDDINGFLFLQECGFSNLGFIFNNWAEAGFKQSFIDEFADWLDQKMSWVKVEL from the coding sequence ATGAATTCCCAAAGCATCCTTGTCCCGAAAATCTCCACCTTGCCCGTCCACGAACCCCGCGCCCGGGCGATCGTGCGTTGGCTGGTGCGCAAGAACATCATCAAGGAAGAGCTGACCACCTGCGGCCGCACCGGCAACCGCATGGGCTACGCCCTGGCCGATGGCGCCCGCGCCGTGGTGTTGTACCCGCAGGCGCTGCCGTTCAACGAGCCGATCAACGGCTTGGAGATCATCTATAAGCGTTGCATCTACACGCCGGCCAAGGGCTTTCTCGAAGAAGCCGGCTGCCCGGAATGCCGCAAGGAAGTTGGCGAAGCGCTGTTCGAAAGCCTTGAAGACTGGATGCCCGGCCATACCGACAACTTCACCTGCCCGCTATGTGGGCATGAAGACGACATCAATGGGTTTCTTTTTCTGCAGGAATGCGGGTTTTCCAACCTGGGATTCATCTTCAATAACTGGGCAGAGGCGGGGTTCAAGCAGAGCTTTATCGACGAATTTGCCGATTGGCTGGACCAGAAGATGAGTTGGGTCAAAGTCGAACTTTAA
- a CDS encoding sulfite exporter TauE/SafE family protein has product MSPIELMSQWSFGGVDWLVISLGIVVAYIVFGIAGFGTALVAGPLLILFMPLSKIIPLLVLLDFVAAFGNLLQSRREVNKSELLRLLPCMAIGCTLGVVFLLNLHSDLLLLLMGLFISAYALYSLAVKARPTQLAASWSIPLGTVGGLFGALFGSGGFLYAIYLNSRLPKDAARATQSALISCSTVVRLSLFLIAGVYADLPLLMLALCLLPAMALGLWCGRRLTMRMSREAFVRLVTWLVLASGIALIGRYLST; this is encoded by the coding sequence ATGAGCCCGATTGAGCTGATGAGCCAATGGTCGTTTGGCGGTGTGGATTGGCTGGTGATCAGCCTAGGCATTGTCGTGGCCTATATCGTGTTCGGTATCGCGGGTTTTGGCACCGCGTTGGTGGCGGGTCCGCTGCTGATCCTGTTCATGCCGCTGTCGAAGATCATTCCGCTGCTGGTGTTGCTGGATTTTGTCGCGGCGTTTGGCAATCTGCTGCAATCGCGGCGGGAAGTGAACAAATCGGAGCTGCTGCGCTTACTGCCGTGCATGGCGATCGGTTGCACACTGGGCGTGGTGTTTTTGCTTAATCTGCATTCGGACCTGTTACTACTGCTGATGGGGCTGTTCATCAGTGCCTACGCTCTCTACAGCCTGGCGGTAAAGGCGCGGCCGACACAGCTGGCGGCGAGCTGGTCGATTCCCTTGGGCACGGTGGGCGGATTGTTCGGGGCGCTGTTCGGCAGTGGCGGCTTTCTCTATGCGATCTATCTGAATAGCCGCCTGCCCAAGGACGCGGCGCGCGCCACCCAGAGTGCGCTGATCAGTTGCAGTACGGTGGTGCGCCTGAGCCTGTTCCTGATCGCCGGGGTATATGCTGATTTACCGCTGTTGATGTTGGCGTTGTGCCTGCTGCCGGCGATGGCCCTGGGGCTGTGGTGTGGGCGCAGGCTGACGATGCGTATGTCGCGTGAGGCGTTTGTGAGATTGGTGACGTGGTTGGTGTTGGCCAGCGGTATTGCCTTGATTGGACGGTATTTGAGTACTTGA
- the xseA gene encoding exodeoxyribonuclease VII large subunit: MIKDPFARLGLDREVLTVSQLNGRARVLLEDVFTNIWVEGEISNLARPASGHVYFTLKDSGAQVRCALFRNNAARVRQALKDGLAVKVRGKVSLFEGRGDYQLILDTVEPAGDGALRLAFDALKEKLSAEGLFSAERKVPLPAHPRRVGIISSPTGAVIRDIISVFRRRAPNIELTLIPTAVQGREAIPQIVRALKLADARGFDALILARGGGSLEDLWCFNEEAVARAVDACVTPIVSAVGHETDVSISDFVADVRAPTPSAAAELLAPDASHLVRQVENLHRRLVMLMRNRLNHDRLRLEGMARRLRHPGERLRQQAQRLDDLDMRLRRAFERSLNTRRERLIRLETRLAGQHPGRQLALLRQRLDSLAERLPRAMREGLKARRLQLQSQMQTLHVVSPLATLGRGYSILLDERGQAIRNAAQTHTGQRLTARLGEGQLQVRVEDNHLTPVTLSLLD; this comes from the coding sequence ATGATTAAAGATCCTTTTGCCCGACTGGGCCTGGACCGCGAAGTCCTGACTGTCAGCCAGCTCAACGGCCGCGCGCGGGTGTTGCTGGAGGACGTGTTCACCAATATCTGGGTCGAAGGCGAGATCTCCAACCTCGCTCGCCCGGCCTCTGGTCATGTGTATTTCACCCTCAAGGACAGCGGCGCGCAGGTGCGTTGCGCGCTGTTTCGCAACAATGCCGCGCGGGTGCGCCAAGCGTTGAAAGATGGCCTGGCGGTGAAAGTGCGCGGCAAGGTTTCGTTGTTCGAGGGCCGTGGCGACTACCAGTTGATCCTCGATACCGTGGAACCTGCCGGTGATGGGGCATTACGCCTGGCGTTCGACGCGTTAAAGGAAAAACTCAGCGCCGAAGGCCTGTTCAGCGCCGAACGCAAAGTGCCGCTGCCGGCGCATCCTCGGCGCGTTGGCATTATCAGTTCGCCGACGGGCGCGGTGATTCGCGACATCATCAGCGTGTTCCGTCGCCGTGCGCCAAACATTGAACTGACCCTGATCCCCACGGCCGTGCAAGGCCGCGAAGCGATCCCGCAGATTGTGCGCGCCTTGAAACTGGCGGATGCACGCGGCTTCGATGCGCTGATCCTGGCTCGAGGCGGCGGCTCGCTGGAAGACCTCTGGTGCTTCAACGAAGAAGCCGTAGCCCGAGCGGTGGACGCCTGCGTCACGCCAATCGTCAGCGCTGTTGGCCATGAAACCGATGTGTCCATCAGCGACTTCGTGGCCGACGTGCGTGCTCCTACTCCCTCCGCCGCAGCCGAACTGCTCGCGCCGGACGCCAGCCACCTGGTGCGCCAGGTCGAGAACCTGCACCGCCGCCTAGTGATGCTGATGCGCAATCGCCTGAACCATGACCGCCTGCGCCTGGAAGGCATGGCACGACGCTTGCGCCACCCTGGCGAGCGCCTGCGACAACAGGCCCAGCGCCTGGATGACCTGGACATGCGCCTGCGCCGTGCGTTCGAGCGCAGCCTCAATACCCGTCGCGAGCGCCTGATCCGCCTGGAAACCCGCCTCGCCGGCCAACACCCCGGTCGCCAACTGGCCCTGTTGCGCCAACGCCTGGACAGCCTCGCCGAACGTCTGCCCCGCGCCATGCGCGAAGGCCTCAAGGCGCGGCGCCTGCAACTGCAAAGCCAGATGCAGACGCTGCATGTGGTCAGCCCGCTGGCGACCCTGGGCCGTGGCTACAGCATCCTGCTGGACGAGCGCGGCCAGGCCATTCGCAACGCCGCGCAGACCCACACCGGTCAGCGCCTGACCGCGCGTCTCGGCGAGGGCCAATTGCAAGTGCGGGTGGAAGACAACCACCTGACACCCGTCACCCTCTCGTTATTGGATTGA
- a CDS encoding M23 family metallopeptidase, whose protein sequence is MPRLFSVLMLLCLAFNAHADSYITRTLNKPVPGGVAVVELGPSAAPPKATYLGKPVLVVKEADTWLAIVGIPLTVKPGNERISSGGRNLPFIVGYKKYPEQRITLKNKSQVNPDPAQLKRIEAELAVQIKAYRSFSPNLPSNLVLDKPVNGPLSSKFGVRRFFNGEERNPHSGLDFAVPAGTPIKTPANGKVILVGNYFFNGNTVFVDHGQGFISMFCHMSKIDVKVGDQLTRGAVVGKVGATGRATGPHMHWNVSLNDARVDPAIFIGAFQP, encoded by the coding sequence ATGCCACGTCTTTTTAGTGTGTTGATGCTGTTGTGCCTTGCCTTTAATGCTCATGCCGATAGCTACATCACCCGCACCTTGAACAAGCCGGTGCCGGGTGGTGTTGCCGTGGTCGAACTAGGCCCCTCCGCCGCCCCGCCCAAAGCCACGTACCTGGGCAAGCCTGTGCTGGTGGTAAAAGAGGCGGACACCTGGCTGGCGATTGTCGGCATCCCGTTGACGGTCAAGCCCGGCAACGAACGCATCAGCAGCGGCGGGCGCAACCTGCCGTTTATCGTCGGCTACAAGAAGTACCCGGAGCAGCGCATCACCCTGAAAAACAAAAGCCAGGTGAACCCCGACCCGGCGCAGCTAAAACGCATCGAGGCGGAGCTGGCGGTACAGATCAAGGCTTACCGCAGTTTCAGCCCGAACCTGCCGAGCAACCTGGTGTTGGACAAACCGGTAAACGGGCCGCTGTCGAGCAAGTTTGGCGTGCGACGTTTCTTCAACGGTGAAGAGCGCAATCCGCATTCGGGCCTGGACTTTGCCGTGCCGGCCGGTACACCGATCAAGACACCGGCCAACGGTAAAGTGATTCTGGTGGGCAACTACTTCTTCAACGGCAATACCGTGTTCGTCGACCACGGCCAGGGCTTTATCAGCATGTTCTGCCACATGTCGAAGATCGACGTGAAAGTCGGTGACCAGCTCACGCGGGGCGCGGTGGTAGGTAAAGTCGGTGCCACGGGCCGCGCGACCGGGCCGCACATGCACTGGAACGTCAGCCTGAACGACGCACGGGTCGACCCGGCGATCTTTATTGGGGCGTTCCAACCCTGA
- the leuA gene encoding 2-isopropylmalate synthase, translating to MSMLKDPSSKYRAFPTIDIPDRTWPSKTITEAPIWCSSDLRDGNQSLIEPMDAVKKLRFWKTLVAVGVKEIEASFPAASQTDFDFVRTLIEDGHIPEDTTIQVLTQGREDLIARTFESLRGAKKAIVHLYNATSPSFRRIVFNQDKDGIKAIAVNAAKLFVKYAAQQPETQWTFEYSPETFSATELEFAKEVCDAVIEVWNPTPEHKMILNLPATVECATPNIYADQIEWFGRHINRRDSVIISLHTHNDRGTGVAATELGLMAGADRVEGCLFGNGERTGNVDLVTVALNLYTQGVNPELDFSDIDGVRKVVEECNQIQVHPRHPYVGDLVHTAFSGSHQDAIRKGFAQQKDDALWEVPYLPIDPADIGRSYEAVIRVNSQSGKGGIAYLLEQEYDISLPRRMQIEFSQVVQAETDRVGLEMTAPQIYALLQREYLQANTPYALVSHRLQEENGNSFVEVEVSGKGQGETNLHWKGKGNGALEALVAGLPIGVEIMNYNEHAIGAGTNAKAAAYIELRVNGERPVHGVGIDENITTASFKALFSALNRSLSQQEAKAA from the coding sequence ATGAGCATGCTCAAAGACCCGTCTTCGAAGTACCGCGCGTTCCCGACCATCGACATCCCGGACCGCACCTGGCCGTCCAAGACCATTACCGAAGCGCCGATCTGGTGCAGCTCCGACCTGCGCGATGGCAACCAGTCGCTGATCGAGCCGATGGACGCGGTGAAAAAGCTGCGTTTCTGGAAGACCCTGGTTGCGGTCGGCGTGAAGGAAATCGAAGCCTCGTTCCCAGCCGCCTCGCAAACCGACTTCGACTTCGTGCGCACCTTGATCGAAGACGGTCACATCCCCGAGGACACCACCATCCAGGTGCTGACCCAGGGCCGTGAAGACTTGATCGCACGCACCTTCGAATCCCTGCGCGGTGCCAAGAAGGCCATCGTGCACCTGTACAACGCCACGTCGCCGTCCTTCCGCCGCATCGTGTTCAACCAGGACAAGGACGGCATCAAGGCCATCGCGGTCAACGCGGCCAAGCTGTTCGTCAAGTACGCCGCCCAGCAGCCGGAAACCCAGTGGACCTTCGAATACTCCCCGGAGACTTTCAGCGCCACCGAGCTGGAGTTCGCCAAGGAAGTGTGTGACGCGGTGATCGAGGTGTGGAACCCGACGCCTGAGCACAAGATGATCCTCAACCTGCCCGCCACCGTTGAGTGCGCCACGCCGAACATCTATGCCGACCAGATCGAGTGGTTCGGTCGTCATATCAACCGTCGTGACAGCGTGATCATCAGCCTGCACACCCACAACGACCGTGGCACTGGCGTAGCCGCCACCGAGCTGGGCCTGATGGCCGGCGCCGACCGTGTCGAAGGCTGCCTGTTCGGCAACGGCGAGCGCACCGGCAACGTCGACCTGGTGACCGTGGCGCTGAACCTCTACACCCAGGGGGTTAACCCCGAACTGGACTTCTCCGATATCGACGGCGTACGCAAGGTCGTCGAAGAGTGCAACCAGATCCAGGTGCACCCGCGTCACCCGTATGTGGGCGACCTGGTCCACACCGCGTTCTCCGGTTCCCACCAGGATGCAATCCGCAAAGGCTTCGCCCAGCAGAAAGACGATGCCTTGTGGGAAGTGCCGTACTTGCCGATCGACCCGGCCGACATCGGCCGCAGCTACGAGGCGGTGATTCGCGTGAACAGCCAGTCGGGCAAAGGCGGCATCGCCTACCTGCTGGAGCAGGAATACGACATCAGCTTGCCGCGTCGTATGCAGATCGAGTTCAGCCAAGTGGTACAGGCCGAAACCGACCGCGTAGGCCTGGAGATGACAGCGCCGCAGATCTACGCCTTGCTGCAGCGTGAATACCTGCAAGCCAACACCCCGTACGCGCTGGTCAGCCATCGCCTGCAGGAAGAAAACGGTAACAGCTTTGTTGAGGTGGAAGTCTCCGGCAAGGGCCAGGGCGAAACCAACCTGCACTGGAAAGGCAAAGGCAACGGCGCGCTGGAAGCGCTGGTAGCAGGCCTGCCGATCGGCGTGGAGATCATGAACTACAACGAACATGCGATCGGTGCGGGCACCAACGCCAAGGCTGCGGCCTATATTGAGCTGCGTGTGAACGGTGAGCGTCCGGTGCATGGCGTCGGTATTGATGAAAACATCACTACGGCAAGTTTCAAGGCGCTGTTCAGTGCGCTGAACCGCTCGTTGAGCCAGCAGGAAGCGAAAGCGGCGTAA